The Pocillopora verrucosa isolate sample1 chromosome 2, ASM3666991v2, whole genome shotgun sequence genome has a segment encoding these proteins:
- the LOC131797322 gene encoding cartilage matrix protein-like — translation MAGKRTGAVFTSSYRTLMSIVKAVQRKACAGARPFVKPPPGIIMPKFPKPRPHGKVCARPIDIAFIVDASAKVDRKNFLYIRNFLKQIVSSFSVSASITRFGMVEFSTNPRKLFDFNRFTNQATLVNLLGRVPYMGGAPMAGKALKYAAATLFARTTRPKVAIVISSGKSLDSVMAPARMLRRAGVTLIAVGLGQSFSVTQLRQMATTRRHVFASHFKTANNIVRSIKEKACKAPKSVPRPVPGRPRPGGIRPYKYVGAYKVPPRKYLGRPIRIKNPIYGRRICERIARRNRFRSFAVFGGRLCFLSRRGPRKFMIAGRTKSKKPRTYIKVFIKPRGW, via the exons ATGGCGGGAAAACGAACCGGTGCTGTGTTCACTTCAAGCTATAGAACTCTAATGTCCATTGTGAAAGCAGTTCAGCGGAAGGCTTGTGCAG GTGCCAGACCCTTCGTGAAGCCTCCGCCAGGAA TTATAATGCCAAAATTTCCAAAGCCAAGGCCTCATGGAAAAG tGTGTGCTCGTCCTATAGACATTGCCTTTATCGTGGACGCCTCTGCAAAAGTTGACAggaaaaatttcctttacaTTCGCAACTTTTTGAAACAAATCGTGTCATCGTTCTCTGTGTCTGCCTCAATCACTCGTTTTGGTATGGTGGAATTCAGTACTAATCCCAGAAAATTGTTCGACTTCAACCGCTTCACGAATCAGGCAACGTTAGTAAACTTGTTGGGTCGTGTGCCGTACATGGGGGGTGCACCGATGGCGGGAAAAGCGTTGAAATATGCCGCAGCCACACTCTTCGCACGTACCACGAGGCCGAAGGTTGCCATAGTGATCTCCAGTGGCAAGTCACTCGACTCGGTCATGGCTCCCGCGCGAATGTTACGGCGTGCTGGCGTGACGTTAATCGCGGTAGGCCTGGGTCAAAGTTTTAGTGTTACGCAACTGCGACAGATGGCTACCACCAGGAGACACGTGTTTGCGTCACACTTTAAAACCGCGAACAACATCGTAAGATCGATCAAGGAAAAAGCTTGCAAAG CTCCCAAATCTGTTCCTCGTCCTGTGCCAGGAAGACCTCGACCGG GTGGAATACGTCCGTACAAATATGTTGGCGCTTACAAAGTTCCACCTCGCAAATATCTTGGCCGACCAATTCGAATTAAGAATCCCATATACGGACGCAGGATATGCGAACGCATTGCCCGGCGGAATCGTTTCCGATCCTTTGCAGTGTTTGGCGGTCGcctttgttttctctctcgTCGAGGCCCTCGTAAATTTATGATCGCTGGTCGAACAAAGTCGAAGAAGCCTAGAACCTACATTAAGGTCTTCATTAAACCCAGAGGTTGGTGA